One Acidobacteriota bacterium genomic window, GAACGTTCGACGAACGATTCGAGTTCGTGCCGGACTGGGACTTCTGGCTCCGAGGGCTGTTCGAAGGATTCACGATCGTGGGAGTGAACGAGAGGCTCATTCGATACCGGAGCCATCCCCAATCGGCGACGAAGCTTGCGGAGAAAACACTTCGCAGATATCAGGAAGAGATTGACATCGTGGAGCACTACGCGCGAACTGCTTCCTCGAGAGGGATGGCGATCAGGGCCGATCACACGCCAGCAGAGAATACACTTGCCGGCGGTGTCATGGGTCTGCTGCTCTCCGGTGACCGGGCTGAAGCAAAGAGGGTAATGCGATTCGGGACCGAGAATATCCCCGGTTTCCGCCAGCGATTCCCCGGACTGGTCCTGGCTCTCGCCATCCCTTTCGGCCGGCTCGGAGGCTGGATTCTCCATGCCGGCATGAACCTCTATCTGCTCGTTGCCCGTCACCCTCGCTGACGGCGCAGCTGTGATCGAATGCGGGCGGGCCGTTCGTCGCGGAAGCTTTTCAGCACAGAGCGAGCCTATAACCCCATCATTTCGACGAGCGCCTGGCCGCCTCCCTCGATTCCGGCAGATGAATCGCGCGAGGAGAAATCTCCCGGGCCGTGCGCAATCTCCGCTTTTCGCCATCACCCGGTAGTGCGCGGCTCATCTTCCTTCCGTCACCGGACGGGCCGGAGCAGGAAAATCTCTCCGTTTCCGAAAGCTCCGACAGGTTCCAGTACATCGGCCAGTTGCGATTTCGCCTGATAAGGACAGCGCTCCTCGAAACCATAGACGATCACGTAATCGATCGGGAGATGCTCGATCATCATGCGCGTCCTCTCCGGCGGATCGTCGCAGGTCATCCAGTGGAAGTTCGCATCCATGAAGACGGAAAGATTCTGTGCATGCGTCGTGAGGAGCGTCGGTCTCTCGCCGTGGTTCCGATCGAGCCATCGCATCATCTCGATCTCCGCCGGTGCCGGGGTGAACCTCTGCGGCCGGCTGATCTGGTTCGCGAGCGCCCCCAGACCGAGAGCGACGCTCCAGACGATCAGCAGCACCGTTCCCCAGCGAACCCATCCCTCCCTCCGCTCCGAAAGGAGGTAGATCGTCGAAGGCAGAAGCAGGAAGATGTACGGCAGGCCGTGCCTCCAGCCAAACAGCCACGGAAGAAAGAACTGCTGGTGAAAGAGGTTCAGGACTCCGAAGAACGCGATCCCGGCAAGGATGGTCGCAACTGCAACCGAGGGTGCCGGGGGACGCGGTCTGAATCTTTTTCTCGCGGCCACGATCAATAGACTGACCAGGGCAAGAACCGGCAGATACGCTGCCGGACCGAAAAGATACACGTACGACAGCGTGGAGAACGGATCGAGACTGACCGCCAGCCCGATCAGTCTCTCGACCACCCAATCCCACCATGACTCCGTGGCGACCCACATCCGGAAGCCGGGCACGTCGGCTCGCTGGGTCGGGGCGGTGTAGACGAAAAAGTACCATCCAGTCAGGATCACGAGCACGGGTGCGACCGTCCCGATCAACAGTTTCGTCGGGCGTCTCTGAACGATCACTCCCCATGACGCCGCCAGCCCCAGCCCCCCCGCCAGGAGGATCATCTGCGTCCTGGTCAGGAACGCCAGCCCGGCCAAGAGGCCGGCTGCCAGAGACCAGGCCAGCCCCCCACTTCTCGATGCCCGATCAAACGCCAGCAGCGCGCCGAACGCGAATGCGAACGCGAGCCCCTCGGTGTAGGGGTGTGAGGTCGCGAAAAAGAACGTCTGATTGGTCGCAAACAACGCGACGAGGAGATGGCCGGCGTCAATCGGCGTTCTCTGAATCGCACTCACGATTCCCATCGATCGGGAGATCGCCGCCGCCAGAAAGTACAGCAGGACGAGATCGAGAATGTAGAGGATCTTCGGGAGCAGGAGCGCTGCCGGCATCACTCCGATGACCCGACCAGTCATCCCGAGAACGTAAGGCCACGCAGGGTACACCGTGGAAGATGCCTGAGGGAGGGGGTCGAGCGCCTGGTGGTAGAGCGAGACACTCGTGACCAGACCCTGGCCGGAAGCCACGTTTCCCGCAACCTGAAAGTAGTAGGCTGCATCCAATCCGAAATTTCTCGCGCCCGGAGTAAACGAAATTTTGATCAGGGCTAAGGGCAACAGAAGCAGGGCCAGCATGATCAGACGGACGTGGAGGCGATCGAAGCGCCGTTTTGGGCTGTCCGGAGACGGAAAGTCTCGAGGATCTTCTTCCCCTCCTCGGTCGCTCACATTCCTCTCCTGTCACCAGCAGATCGTGGCTGGCTGTTCTGGCTTTGGCGCACCAGGTCTCGCACTAGCCGTCGGGTATCGGGCAAAACGACCAACGTCGACACAACAGCCGTCCCCGCCATGATCGGCAGCCACAGAAGCGCGGATCTGAGATCCTCGATATCTGAAATCAGGGAGATTGCCCAGACGACCGAAACCGAAATGAGTAGTGGAAGAAAAAGATCGACCACGTAGTATTTCCGTCGTTCGTGCTCTAGCAGACGTCGATGCATGATACCTGCTCCCACCGAGACGTACATCGCGTTGACAATAATCCAGATGGACGCAACGCCGGCTGCCCCGTACCAGTAACCCGCCGCTATCGCCGAGGGTACGAGAAAGATCACAGCTGTGGCCGTCAGGACAAGGGGAAGCCGTGTCCATCCGGCCGCGAGCTGTAGCGCATAAGGCATGTGCGCAGTGGCAGAGAGCGCCGACCCTATGACGAGGAGGCGAGTAACGAGCGCACCATGAACGGCAATGTCCGGATTCCTCGTCCACAGCAGCAGGACCTCTTCCGCCTGGAGAACTATGATGGCCATTGCAGAAAAGACGAGCGTCGACAACAGCTGGGCGGAAGTATGATAGGTGTTCGCGAGCGTCCGACCATCTTCCCTGGCCAGCAACTCCGAGAAGCGAGGGAACATTGTGGCGAAAAAAGGAGCCGCAATGATCGCAATACCGGAGGCCACAGCGGTAGCGATCATGTAGTGGCCGAATTCCGACAGGGAGATCATTCTGCTCAGTACTATCTTGTCGACCTGCGTGAGGAGTGTTGAGAGAACGGTGATGCCGCCAACCCCGAGCGCAAATTTGCCAACTGATGACAACAGGTCGAGCCGGAAAGTCGGCTTTTCTTCAGGTCTTGGTAATGCCCGCTTCAGTGCAACTTTTGCTGCTCCGGTATGAACGACGGCAGCTATGATCTGCCATATGAAGAAGGCTTCGATCGTCGGCGATACGACCACCAGAATCAGCAAGGCTCCGACCCAGCGGAAGGTGGAGGAACCGACCAGAATCACGTTGAGAATCGTATGTCTTTGAAGCCCCAGCAGTCCTCCGGAATAAAGAGCGTAAGGAAGGTGAAGAATGAGTGCAATCCCCATGAGCCGAATCGCCTGAGCGGTGCGATCGACCGCCATCGTCGATTCGAGCCACCGAGCCGCGATCACAGGTGCCAGAAGAAAAACGGTGATGCCGCAAGTAAATGCAAGAAGCCAATAGACACGCTCGAGCGTCACCACGAGGTCCATGTGAGCCCCTCCTGGTCGTGAGTCAGGGAGCGTACGAGCAAACTCTCGGTTCAAGGCTCTGCTGAGTCCAACATCAACTAAAGATCCGACCGTCTGGAGTATCACAAAGAAACCGACGAGGCCGTATTCTTCTATTCCGAGATAGTGCACATAGAACGGTATCACCGCCAGGGCGAGAATCGCCGTCCAGACAATTCCGACCGTATTTGCCAGCAGATTTCTGCTCACATATCCAAGCACGCCTCAGCACTCCAACTTCGGGAACTCGTTGACCTCGCCTGTCTCCGTTCTGGCGCTGCCCCGTCCGCTGACGATCACGAACATTCGCTGCATCTGTATTACCAGGTATGACAGCAGCCGGGACAGGAGTCTCCAGCGAGCAGATCTGGCTACGATGCCCAACACAAAAGCACTGAAACGCGACAGGCGGAACTTCTTTCGGGACAAAACTACGTCGCGCAATTCCTCATGTCGACCAGATGGAAGCGCCTTTGTCATCAGCACGTACAACACATCTCGCTCATAGCGTTTCCAGAGACGTCTGCGAACATACAAAAGCTCAGTGTTGCCGATCGAACTAACGTTTTCCAATCGCTGGTCGAGCTCTTCGTAGGCACCCAGAACATACGAGGAGTTGAGCCCGACTTTTGCCTCCTCCTCAGTAGTCGCCCCCCCACTGAAGCTGCCGGAATGCAGTGAAAGCCGACCACAGATTTCCTCGGACACGATGAATGGATGCAGGGACGCGGCGATGATCATGTAATTGCGGTCCGAGCCCCAACGGTCGAGCACACCGACCGAGTCGAGAACTACTCGTCTGAAGAGAACTCCCGTGGTGATGAAATGCTCATCGATCATGTGAAGTACAGCATTCGAATCGGGGCGATATAACCCCCCCCTCCACGATCTGCCTTGGATTCTCTCGATTCCAAGCTGCTGATCCTGAATACTGGTGCGTCCCGCAAAAAAACCAGTACCCGGACATTTCGAGATCTCATTCACCCCGTGTTCATAAAAATGCGGAGCGAGCATGTCGTCATCGCCCAGAAGGGAGAAGTATGGCGTTTTAACGCGGCCAAGACCGAAGTTGTAATTGTTAGTGGCGCCGATATTCTTCTCATGTCGGTAATAGCGGATTCGGGGATCGCATCTCGCCATCTCACGCACCACATCTTCAGTCTCGTCACCTGACGCGTTGTCGTATACACAAATCGTCACACGCTCATAGGTTTGTGCGGCAACGCTGCGGATCGCTCGTGACAGCAAGGCGGGACGCCTGAACGTTGGAATGATCGTGGTCACTTCCGGCGCGTGGGGCCCTTGAGTCATACCGGTCCCTGATGACTTTCGCAAACGACTCGATTTTCTCCGAGAGGATGAATCGATTCGAGCACCTCGATAATGATTCGGAAACGTCCCTCTACCTTTTCAGCGAACCATGGCAAGAAGGTTGTCGGCGAAGTTCGGAGGTCCGGGAAGAAGCGCTGCCAGAGAAACGCCACCAGTGCCTTGATCTTGACGCCCACTTGCCGGCCTCCTCCAAATGCTAGCCACTCCCCAGTTCCGTACGCTACCAGCTCCCACAGTCTCAAGTGTCGCCGGTGTTCGGTCGTCTCCTCTGGAGCGACTGCTCGCTCGACAATGATTGTCACGGAAGCGTCTGGAAATGCTGAACGAATCTTACCGCACTCCCCGCAAAAATACGGATTGCATCCAATAACCCTCTGTTTCGATCCCGCGTCTCGAACAGCCATGCAAGCAGGGCGGATGTGATCCCCGGTCGAGCCTTCGTACGGCAGTTCTGTCGAACTAAAATCGATCACTCATCCGGCCCCACCATTCAGCTGTTTCACTCAGACCGAGACTGAGGCTTCGGCTGGGTTTCCACCCTACTTCATTACGCAACCTCGCTATATCGGGAACAACAATTGAGGCGCTCGTCGGAGTCTCCGGATCTTTCGCAAATTCAAGTCGAGCTGTTGGATCGATCTTATTGGCGATCGTCCTCACGAGCTCTCTGATCGTCAGAGGAATCCCAGAACCCACGTTGATGGGACCTTCAACTGTTGAACAGAGTATTTCTACAAGCGCCTCGGCGCAATCTTTTACGTAGAGATAGTCTCGGACCTGTCTACCGTGGGAACATTGAACAATCTCGGCTGAGAGAAGACTTCTGAGAACTGAGGCGACGAGGCGGTCGGGATGCTCGCCAGGGCCATAGAGATGAAACATTCTGGGCCACGCCCAGCTCATGCCTCTGATCGTCATCAAACCGTCGAGCACGTGATAGAGGCCCAGTTTGCAACTACCGTAAAACGAGTTCGGCGCCATTGGAGTTCGATATTCGTGGCAGATCCCGGAGCTCCAGTCATATTCGGCACACGTTCCGGCCACGACTATTCGCTCCCCTCCCACAGACGCAAACTCCTCGGCCAATTCGATGCTACAACTCAACCATTTCAGGTTCTCCGGCGAAGTCCAGTACAGATCATGCGTCGTATACCAAGCGAGGTGGAGAAGATGCGTCGGCTTGGTTCGTTCCAGAAGAGCGATCCGATCGGCTTGGCACAAAAGGTCGACCTGGTGCCATTCCACGTCGGCGTCGAATGCTCCGGAGCGCGTTGTCACCGCATGCACTTCCGCTCCTCGGCTCTTGAGCAGATCGAGCGTCCAACGTCCGATGAAACCATTTGCACCGGTGACCAGCGCTCTCATCCGACGAAATCCTCGAAAGACTGATCGCGCGGCGAAATAATCCTCTTCTCCGCTTCAGGCCATTCAATATCGAACGCCGGATCGTTCCAGCGGACCCCTTTCGCCGCTTCTGGAACGAAGTTCTGGGAGATCTGATAGAACACTTCAGAAGCATCTTCGAGGGTCTGAAAGCCATGGGCCACGCCCGGCGGAACCAGCAACATCTGTCGATTCTCCTGACTCAGCTCTCGCCCATACCACTGCCTGAATGTAGAAGAGGAAGGTCTCAGATCGAGTGCCACATCAAAGATCCTCCCTGCCGTACATCGGACGACTTTGGTTTCCCCGTATGGCTCATCCTGATAGTGCATTCCTCGTAACGTACCTCGCTTCTCGTTGAAGGAAATCGAGCACTGCTGGATTTCGGCTTCGATACCACGGTCCTCTAACTCCCTCCTGCTCCAGGTCCGCGCGAAGAAACCCCGCTCGTCCTGCTGTTTGATATCGAGCTCGATGACATAAAGTCCCGGGACCTCGGTTTCGATGAGCTTCACTCCAGCACCTCTACTTCGGGAATCGGCAGAATGAACTTCCCTCCCCACTCGCGAATGAATGACATCTGCTCCATGATCTCGTCCTTGAGATTCCACGGAAGAATCAGAAGATACCCCGGCCTGGTCTCGCGGATTCTGTCCGGATGCTCGACCGGAATCCGACTTCCCGGAAGGTATCGCCCCTGTTTGTGAGGATTCCGGTCCACTGTGAAGTCAATGAAATCAGTGCGTATTCCGCAATAATTCAGGAGAGTGTTCGCCTTTGCGGGAGCGCCATACCCCACAATTGATGAACCGGACTCCTTGATCCTGATCAATTCGCTCAGTAGTCGGCGCTTGAGTGCTCTGACGCGAATCCCGAAGTCTGAGTATCCCTCGACAACACCAAGCCCGGCGGTCAGCTCTTCGTTCTTCAGCATCATTACAGAGTCACGGATCTCGACCGAACTATCGCTCCTCACGCAGAACACTCTCAGCGAGCCGCCATGAGTTGAGATCCGGTCCACGTCGAAGACTTCGAGACCATGAGCTGCAAAGACCTGTTCCACCACAAGAAAGGAGAAGTAAGAGAAATGCTCATGATAGATAGTATCGAACTGGTTCATGCGAATCAGCGACAGGAGATGAGGAAACTCCATCACCAGGATGCCCTGCGGTTTAAGAATCTCCCTCAAACCCTCAACGAAATCATTGAGAGCAGGAACATGGGCGAGAACATTGTTTCC contains:
- a CDS encoding NAD(P)-dependent oxidoreductase encodes the protein MRALVTGANGFIGRWTLDLLKSRGAEVHAVTTRSGAFDADVEWHQVDLLCQADRIALLERTKPTHLLHLAWYTTHDLYWTSPENLKWLSCSIELAEEFASVGGERIVVAGTCAEYDWSSGICHEYRTPMAPNSFYGSCKLGLYHVLDGLMTIRGMSWAWPRMFHLYGPGEHPDRLVASVLRSLLSAEIVQCSHGRQVRDYLYVKDCAEALVEILCSTVEGPINVGSGIPLTIRELVRTIANKIDPTARLEFAKDPETPTSASIVVPDIARLRNEVGWKPSRSLSLGLSETAEWWGRMSDRF
- a CDS encoding class I SAM-dependent methyltransferase → MLNCRFCAARLTTVFVDLGSSPLSNAFLEESMLGQAESHFPLVAYVCDHCLLVQLPEAVSPVEIFSDYAYYSSYSDTWLDHAKVFAEESIEKFGLGPQSQVIEIASNDGYLLRNFVAKGIPVVGIEPAANVAEAARAQGVPTIEVFFGSKVASELAEKWGAADLVVGNNVLAHVPALNDFVEGLREILKPQGILVMEFPHLLSLIRMNQFDTIYHEHFSYFSFLVVEQVFAAHGLEVFDVDRISTHGGSLRVFCVRSDSSVEIRDSVMMLKNEELTAGLGVVEGYSDFGIRVRALKRRLLSELIRIKESGSSIVGYGAPAKANTLLNYCGIRTDFIDFTVDRNPHKQGRYLPGSRIPVEHPDRIRETRPGYLLILPWNLKDEIMEQMSFIREWGGKFILPIPEVEVLE
- a CDS encoding glycosyltransferase; this translates as MTTIIPTFRRPALLSRAIRSVAAQTYERVTICVYDNASGDETEDVVREMARCDPRIRYYRHEKNIGATNNYNFGLGRVKTPYFSLLGDDDMLAPHFYEHGVNEISKCPGTGFFAGRTSIQDQQLGIERIQGRSWRGGLYRPDSNAVLHMIDEHFITTGVLFRRVVLDSVGVLDRWGSDRNYMIIAASLHPFIVSEEICGRLSLHSGSFSGGATTEEEAKVGLNSSYVLGAYEELDQRLENVSSIGNTELLYVRRRLWKRYERDVLYVLMTKALPSGRHEELRDVVLSRKKFRLSRFSAFVLGIVARSARWRLLSRLLSYLVIQMQRMFVIVSGRGSARTETGEVNEFPKLEC
- the rfbC gene encoding dTDP-4-dehydrorhamnose 3,5-epimerase gives rise to the protein MKLIETEVPGLYVIELDIKQQDERGFFARTWSRRELEDRGIEAEIQQCSISFNEKRGTLRGMHYQDEPYGETKVVRCTAGRIFDVALDLRPSSSTFRQWYGRELSQENRQMLLVPPGVAHGFQTLEDASEVFYQISQNFVPEAAKGVRWNDPAFDIEWPEAEKRIISPRDQSFEDFVG
- a CDS encoding oligosaccharide flippase family protein — encoded protein: MSRNLLANTVGIVWTAILALAVIPFYVHYLGIEEYGLVGFFVILQTVGSLVDVGLSRALNREFARTLPDSRPGGAHMDLVVTLERVYWLLAFTCGITVFLLAPVIAARWLESTMAVDRTAQAIRLMGIALILHLPYALYSGGLLGLQRHTILNVILVGSSTFRWVGALLILVVVSPTIEAFFIWQIIAAVVHTGAAKVALKRALPRPEEKPTFRLDLLSSVGKFALGVGGITVLSTLLTQVDKIVLSRMISLSEFGHYMIATAVASGIAIIAAPFFATMFPRFSELLAREDGRTLANTYHTSAQLLSTLVFSAMAIIVLQAEEVLLLWTRNPDIAVHGALVTRLLVIGSALSATAHMPYALQLAAGWTRLPLVLTATAVIFLVPSAIAAGYWYGAAGVASIWIIVNAMYVSVGAGIMHRRLLEHERRKYYVVDLFLPLLISVSVVWAISLISDIEDLRSALLWLPIMAGTAVVSTLVVLPDTRRLVRDLVRQSQNSQPRSAGDRRGM